The Verrucomicrobiota bacterium DNA window AATGAATCCATCGTTCCTTCAAAAAAAATGCCGCCAGTGTCGAAAGATAGGTTAGCGTGATTCGCGGTCCTAGCCGGGGCAGTCCACCAGCGTTTTGCCGCCCGTACGTTGTCCCGCCGCCTGCTTCTCGGCGATCCGATGCCGCAACAGAATCACCCGCCGGGGTTGCGGCCAATTGACCTCCTGATGCCACACCTCGGCGGCTTCGGTGCCGGCCACCTCGGTGGGCGTCCAGAGCAGGTCTTGTTTGAGCAACCGCTGCACCGGCTGGCGCAGTTTGGCCACCACAATGTAAGGTAACTTCTGTTGTTCCAGCAGCGCCAGCCATTCGGGCAGGCAAAAACCCGAATCAGCCCGCACCAAGCGCAAGTGAATCCAACTGGGTTGGTTGGCCAGCAAGTCCAGTGTGAAGGCCACGACGTTGTTGGCACAACTGGCATTGCCCGAGCGCAACCAAAACCTCACGACCACCTTGGCTTCCTCCAACACCGCCAGCAGCGGATGCAAGCAGGGCTTGCTGCCCAGGCGCGTATAGCCGGTCGCCACCCCTTCCTGATGCCCATCCTCGTGCAGCAGCCGCGTCGAATCCAAATCCAGGGCATAGCCGCCCGGCCGGCTGGGCAACCGTTCCTGGCACCAGCGCCACAGGGGCCGGAAGGTGGCCAGGTTTTTACCCGCGCTAGCAAAACCTTGAAAGAACCGCGTGTAGCTTGACTGGCTGCCAATGCATTGGATGTCCAGGAGCGTGGGCAACATGACATCCTTGCGCAAATGGGCCACTTGCGACAGCTTTTCGGCCCCGGCCAGAATGCCGGTTTGAAACCCCACCGCCAGATCCGCTACCGGTATGGCCTGCTTGCTTTTACGCCGGTGCGGCAAGACCTTGGCCAATAGCTCCCCATAACGGTGCCACTGGAGAAAGCCGGCAAAGGTCAGCAGTCCGGCCCGCCCGCTGACTTTTTGGTCCGTGAAACCGATTTGGATGGTTTCTTGCGAAGTTTTGAGTTTAATGAATTCGGTCACTGTTTGGTGACCGGATTGTTCCGCGTGATTTGATGCGTTATATTACATCCATCAGTCACTTCCAAACAGTGACCAATTTTGCAACTGAATAGTTACGGCTGAGGATCTGCTGACAATGCCAAAGCCCACTCCAGATTTCACTTGGTATTCCGCCGAGAGCAAACGCCTCGGCCACCCGGAGGTGTTGGACTCAGAACCTGGCAAGGACGCGTCCTAACTGTGCGGTTAGGAAAGCGGCGGGCGCGGGCAGTTAATGCTGCTCCAATTGTTGGACCAGCTTGCGCTCGGCGTTGTAGATGTTCGCCTGCAAGGGCATGTGGCCAGGCAGCGAGTGCGTGGCGCAGCCCAGGCAAGGATCGTAGGCGCGGAAAGCCATTTCCACTTTGTTCAACAAACCTTCCGTGACGTTGCCATCCTTGATCAGGCCCATGGCCGCCCGCTCAACGCTCATCGCAATGCGCGCGGCGTTGTTGGTGGTGGCGACAATCATGTTGGCCATTTTGATAATGCCGCGCGCATCGGTTTCGTAGTGATGGAACAAGGTGCCGCGCGGGGCTTCCACCACGCCCATGCCCACGGCCGGGATGTTGGTGGGCACTTTGCGGACGTCGGGGCTGATGATCTCGGGATCGTTGATCAACTGCTCCATGCGTTCCGCCGCGTAGATCATTTCAATGACGCGTGCCCAATGGGTGGCCAGAGTGTGATGCACCGGTTTGCCACCGAGGGTCTGGTAGAATTCCTCATACGCCTTTTGGGCGAGCGGCGTAGCCATGCCATCGGCAGCGTTCAAGCGGGCCAAAGGGCCCACCGCGTACACGCCGGTGTTTTCGCCCTCGGAGAAGCCCGTCCAACCGCGCGATTTCAGGTAGGTGAACTTCATGTAGCTCCACGGCTCGACGTGTTCGGCAACAAATTCCTTGTATTGCTGGGCGGTGAACTTGCAGACTTCCTTGCCATTGCAATCCACGACGCGCAATTTGCCATCGTAGAAGTTGACCTTGTTCTGTTCGTCCACCATTCCCATGTAACAGGTCTTATGGGTGTACGCCTCCGAGGTGATCATCTTCACGTACTCGGGGTTCTTCAGCACAATGTCCCGGAACACCTGCAAGGTCCAGGTGGCAAACTCGAGGCCGTCCCGGCACAGTTCCTTGAACTTGGGCAAATCCTCCGCCTTGAGCGCCTTGGAGACGCCGCCGGGCAGGCCCAACACCGGGTGTACCACTTTGCCGCCAAAATAGGTGATCAGTTCCCGCAAACGCCGGCGCGTGGAAATAACTTTCTTGCCGGCATCCAGGCCGACTTTGCCAATCACGCCGACGATGTTGCGCAATTCCTTGGGCGCTTCGGGCCCAACAATGAAGTCGGGACCGCCCAGCACGAACACGTGCAGCGCGTGATCTTCCAGGGTGAAGGTATTATAGACCAGCTCGCGGATCTTGCGACCGGCGGAGGTGGGTTCCGTCTTGTACAAATCATCCAGCGCCTTGGTGGCCGCCATGTGATGGGCGGTGGGGCAGACGCCGCAGATGCGGCTGGTGATTTGCGGCATATCCTCCGACGGACGCCCGATGCTGAAGACTTCAAAGCCGCGCAGCTCGGGCACCTGGAAATAGGCGCGCTCGACGTTGCCCTTGTCGTTCAGGAAGATGTCAATCTTGCCGTGACCTTCCAGGCGGGTGATGGGGTCAATGGTGATATTGCGCTTCTTGGCCTGATAAGAGGCATTGGCTTGCGCATTCCCCTGGTTCCAAACTTGTTTTACTTCGTTATTCATGGGCAGAAATCCTTTCCACTATTGGGCTGAACGGGTCATGGGCAGGTTGACTTTGCGGCGCAAGAGACTCTTGGCCAATCCATACCGGTAGAACGTTCCCACCGGATCGGGAATGCCTTCCAACACCTTGTCAATGGCATCGTCTTCCTTGGGACTGATATTGGCGCAGATGGAAGATAGAATCTTGGCGCCTTGATCGTGGACGCGGGACGTGGGACCGAAACAACCGGTGCAGGGCATGTTGCCGGTAGTGCATTGCGCGCCGCAACCACTGCGGGTGGCGGGCCCCATGCAAACCACGCCTTGGGTCAGGAAACATTTCTCGGGATCGAGCAGTTTTTCGTGGGGGCGCTTGAACTCGGTATAAGCAAGATCCACCGGCTTGGTGGCTTTGCGCGAGCATTCATCGCACAGGGCGATGTCCGGCGCGATCACCGAACCTTTGGGCGGCAGCTTGCCTTCGAGCAGCGCCGTGATGGCCATGCGGGTGATGTTCGGCGTCGGCGGGCAACCGGGCACATAATAGTCCACGTCCACGACCTGATCGAGGCTGCGCACCACGTTATGCAATTCCGGCAGATGAACCGTGCGACCCTCCTCGGTAAAGGATAATTGCGGGCGCACCTTCTTGTCGTTCACCGTGGTAGGTGAATCCTCATAGCTGAACTTCAGGAGTTGTTCGCGCGGGAACTGATTGGCCAGCGCCGGAATGCCGCCGGTGTGCGCGCACGAACCATAGGCAATCAGGAATTGACTCTTGCGGCGCAGCAGATGGGCCATTTCCTCCTGCTCGGAGGAACGGATGGCGCCATTGAGCAGCGTGGCGGTGATGGACTTATCGGGCATGGCTTCCACATCCTTGTATTTGAAATCCATGGCCACCGGCCACAGGATGATGTCCACCTTCTCCACGACGCCCAGAATGTCTTCCGCGAGGTCCACGACGGTTTCTTCACAGCCGCCGCAGGACGCGCACCAGTAAAATGCTACCTTGGGTTTTGACATAGGCTCTAAATTTCCATTATTTGGCCAGCACGGCTTCCACCGGCGGCGTTGTTTGGTTGACGTGTGCCTGGAGCTGGTCCATCTCCTTGTCCCATTCGTCAAATTTTTGCGGCATTTGCAACGGCCCCAGCTCGGTCACTTCCTTGACCATTTCGTTGACCACCCGCTTGACCTTTTCGCCTTCGGCGGCGGAGATCCACTCCAAGCGAAACCGTTTTTCCTCGATGCCCATATCCATGAGCATGCGCCGCAGCAGGCGAAACCGCCTGAGCATCTTGTAATTGCCCTCGACGTAATGGCAATCATTGGGATGGCAACCACCGATCAATACGGCGTCCGCGCCTTTGGAAAAGGCGTCCAGGATAAACTGTGGGTCCACCCGGCCCGAACACATCAGGCGGATGACGCGGATGTTCGCCGCGTATTTCATGCGTGATACCCCGGCCAAGTCTGCGGCGGTGTACGTACACCAGTTGCAGAAAAAGGCCACAATGCGCGGTTTCCAATTCTCGTTACTCATAAGCCAGAATTCCTTCAATTTCACTGAACACTTCATCATCCTCGAACAAGTTCTGCACGATCGAGCCCGACGGACAGGAGGCGACACATGTGCCGCAACCCTTGCACAGCGCCTCATTGACCGTTGCCTTCATGGTCGTGCCATCAAACGTGATGGCCGTGTACGGACACAGCGGGATGCATGATTTACAACCGCAACACTCGGTCTCCACAATGAACGCGGTGTTCGGTTCCTGCTCCACGTAACCGGTGTCAATGAGCACCATGGCTTCGGCAGCAGCAGCACCGGCCTGGGCCACGGTATCTGGAATATCCTTCGGCCCCTGACAGCAACCAGCCAGGAAAATGCCATCGGTGAAGGTGTTCACCGGTGCCAATTTCGGATGGCGTTCCAGGAAGAACCCTTCGCTGCCACAGCTCATGTTGAACATGCGGCGGACATCTTGGGCATCCGTTTGTGGCTCCAGCCCGGTGGCCAGCACCACCATATCCACTGGAATACGGCGGACGAACCCGGCCAGCGTATCCTCCACGCGCAGGACCAGCTTACCCTCTTCTTCCGGCGTCATCGCCCAATCGGTGACTTCGCCCACGCGACCGCGAATAAAATGCACGCCCTCGGAAAGCAGCTTATCATAAAACTCCTCGTAGCCTTTGCCCGGGCAGCGCATATCAATGTAGAAGTTGTACACTTCGGCTTCGGTATGCTCCTTGATCAGGTGGGCCAGCTTCATCGAGTACATGCAGCACACGCGCGAACACCAGCGGTTGGTGGTCTTATCGCGTGAGCCGACACAATGAATGATACCCACGGATTTCGGATGCCGTCCATCGCGGCAGATCACCTCGCCGCCGGTCGGGCCGGAGGCATTGACCAAACGTTCAACTTCCAGCGCGGTATAGACGTTCTTATGAATACCGTATCCAAATTGCGGCAACCGTTCGGCATCAAAGGTCTTGAAACCGGTCGCCACGATCATCGTGCCAACCTTGATTTCCTCAAAGGTTTCCTTCTGGGTGAAATCAATGGCCTTCTTATCGCCACAGGCTTCCACGCATGTCTTTTTGCACTTGCCCATCTTCAGGTTCAAACAGGTCTCGGGATCAATAACCACCACTTGCGGCGTAGCCTGCGGGAAAGGAATATAAACCGGCTTGCGCTTGCCGAGCCCCTCGTTGAATTCATCGGTGAACTTGGGTTCCTTGTACACACAGGCGGGAATGCAGTCCTGGCAGCCGATGCACAAATCTTCAATGATGTAACGCGGCTTGCGCTTCACGGTGACCGTGAAATTTCCCACGTAACCATCCACCTTCGTCACCTCGGAATAGGTCATCAAGGTAATGTTGGGATGATTGCCCACCTCGGACATCTTCGGCGTGAGAATGCACGCCGCGCAATCCAGGGTTGGGAAGGTCTTGTCAAACTTGGCCATGTGCCCGCCAATTGTGGGCTCGCGCTCAACCAGAAATACTTTTTTGCCGGCATTGGCCAGCGTCATCGCAGAGTGAATGCCGGCGATCCCGCCGCCAACCACCAGTGCGGCGGGGTTGACGCTGACCCGCTTGGTTTCCAGCGCCTTGTGGAACGCGACGCGGTTGATCGCGGCCTGGGCCAGGGCCTTGGCTTTTTCCGTGGCTTCCTTGCGATCCGTATGCACCCACGAGTTATGCTCGCGGATGTTGACCATGTGGAAGAAGAACGGATTCAACCCACCAGCCTCGGTGGCACCACGGAAGGTGTGCTCATGCAGCAGCGGCGAGCAGGAGGCCACCACCACGCGGTTGAGTTTGTGCTCCTTGATGTCCATCTGAATGAGTTCCTGGCCAGGATCGGAACACATGTATTTATAGTCGCGGGAGAGCACCACGTTGGGCAGCTTCTCTACATACTTGGCCACCTCGGCACAATCCACCATACTGGCGATGTTATGCCCGCAATGACAGACGTAAAAACCTATCCGGATATCCTTTTTCGATTCGCTCATGTGACTGCCTTTCAAATTACAGGGTTATGCGAATTTCAAACGGTAACGGGTTGCCCCGCCGTCCAGTTAAAGGGCACCATGCAATGGCCCAGCCCCACCTCGTCCGCCGACAAACCGAAGGCCAATCCCATCAGTTGCGTGAAATAGACCGTGGGAATCCGCACCGATTCAAATTTCTGTTCGATCTGGTGATGATAGCCGTCCAGGTTGAATTGGCAGAGCGGGCAGACCGTGGCAATGCAGTTGGCGCCGCGTTTGATGGCTTCCTTGAGCAGGATGTAGCTCAGGCGTACGCCAGCTTCCGGCAGAGTGCCGGTGAGACTGCCGCCGCAACACTTGGTCTTGAGCGGGTAATAGACCACCGTGGCACCAAGAGCCTCCAGTAGTTTATCCATGGTGACCGGGTTGCGCTGGTTATCAAAGTCGCAGTAAGGCCGGACAATTTGGCAGCCGTAGTACGGGGCAACTTTAAGCCCTTTGAGCGGCTGCTTGACCAGGCGTTTGATGGCGTCCAACCCCACATCATTGATGAGCACATCAATGGGATGTCGGACCGGCACATTGCCGCTATAGGTCAAGTTCGCGCTCTTCAAGGCCGTCTGAATTTGCGCGTTCGTTTTGGGTGACGCTTTGAGATACTTCTTGGTTTTATTCAGCACCAGATAACAGGCGCTGCACGGGGCCAATAGTTCCTTGTGTCCGGCCTTTTCGGCCAAGGCCAAGTTGCGCGAAGCCATCACGAAAGCATGGGCTTCATCCACCGCCATATAGGCCGTGGCACCGCAACAATTCCAATCGTCCAACTCCTCCAATTCAATCCCCATTTGCTTGAAGACCGGCAACAGGGACTTTTCATAGGCTTTACCCAGCCCTTTCAACGAACAACCGGGAAAATACGAATATTTCATAAGCATCAATGGTTAACGGGTTTGTTTGCACTGGTGGTAGCAGTGGTGGTGGTGGTCTGGTCCAAGGTATCCAGCATACGTTGGATGCCAGCCCGATCCTTGACAGTCTCGGTCTTGAACATTTCGCCGATGCCGTGTTTGGCCATCAGGTCTATCCCCAGACGCCACATCTTGAGCCCTTCCAACGGATTGGTCTTGAGGAAGAGCTTCTGCACCAACTTCATTTCACTGATGCGCCCGTACTCCTTGACCATCTTATAAAACTCCTGCGCCAGAACGGGAATGGCGAATTTCTTGGGATAGACGCCCTCCTTGATCGCCCGTTGCTTGAGTTCGTACATAATGTCCGTGATCCCAATCTCCTGTGGACATTCGACCGTACACGCGTAACAGGAAGCGCAGAGCCAGATGGTATGGCTTTTGAGAACCTCGTTTTTGAAATCCGAACGCGTCAGGTTCATCACCTGGCGCGGCGTATAATCCATGTAGATGCTCAGGGGGCATACCCCGGAGCAGGTGCCGCATTGGA harbors:
- a CDS encoding transposase, which codes for MTEFIKLKTSQETIQIGFTDQKVSGRAGLLTFAGFLQWHRYGELLAKVLPHRRKSKQAIPVADLAVGFQTGILAGAEKLSQVAHLRKDVMLPTLLDIQCIGSQSSYTRFFQGFASAGKNLATFRPLWRWCQERLPSRPGGYALDLDSTRLLHEDGHQEGVATGYTRLGSKPCLHPLLAVLEEAKVVVRFWLRSGNASCANNVVAFTLDLLANQPSWIHLRLVRADSGFCLPEWLALLEQQKLPYIVVAKLRQPVQRLLKQDLLWTPTEVAGTEAAEVWHQEVNWPQPRRVILLRHRIAEKQAAGQRTGGKTLVDCPG
- a CDS encoding Ni/Fe hydrogenase subunit alpha — translated: MNNEVKQVWNQGNAQANASYQAKKRNITIDPITRLEGHGKIDIFLNDKGNVERAYFQVPELRGFEVFSIGRPSEDMPQITSRICGVCPTAHHMAATKALDDLYKTEPTSAGRKIRELVYNTFTLEDHALHVFVLGGPDFIVGPEAPKELRNIVGVIGKVGLDAGKKVISTRRRLRELITYFGGKVVHPVLGLPGGVSKALKAEDLPKFKELCRDGLEFATWTLQVFRDIVLKNPEYVKMITSEAYTHKTCYMGMVDEQNKVNFYDGKLRVVDCNGKEVCKFTAQQYKEFVAEHVEPWSYMKFTYLKSRGWTGFSEGENTGVYAVGPLARLNAADGMATPLAQKAYEEFYQTLGGKPVHHTLATHWARVIEMIYAAERMEQLINDPEIISPDVRKVPTNIPAVGMGVVEAPRGTLFHHYETDARGIIKMANMIVATTNNAARIAMSVERAAMGLIKDGNVTEGLLNKVEMAFRAYDPCLGCATHSLPGHMPLQANIYNAERKLVQQLEQH
- a CDS encoding oxidoreductase, which encodes MSKPKVAFYWCASCGGCEETVVDLAEDILGVVEKVDIILWPVAMDFKYKDVEAMPDKSITATLLNGAIRSSEQEEMAHLLRRKSQFLIAYGSCAHTGGIPALANQFPREQLLKFSYEDSPTTVNDKKVRPQLSFTEEGRTVHLPELHNVVRSLDQVVDVDYYVPGCPPTPNITRMAITALLEGKLPPKGSVIAPDIALCDECSRKATKPVDLAYTEFKRPHEKLLDPEKCFLTQGVVCMGPATRSGCGAQCTTGNMPCTGCFGPTSRVHDQGAKILSSICANISPKEDDAIDKVLEGIPDPVGTFYRYGLAKSLLRRKVNLPMTRSAQ
- a CDS encoding hydrogenase iron-sulfur subunit — its product is MSNENWKPRIVAFFCNWCTYTAADLAGVSRMKYAANIRVIRLMCSGRVDPQFILDAFSKGADAVLIGGCHPNDCHYVEGNYKMLRRFRLLRRMLMDMGIEEKRFRLEWISAAEGEKVKRVVNEMVKEVTELGPLQMPQKFDEWDKEMDQLQAHVNQTTPPVEAVLAK
- a CDS encoding CoB--CoM heterodisulfide reductase iron-sulfur subunit A family protein, with product MSESKKDIRIGFYVCHCGHNIASMVDCAEVAKYVEKLPNVVLSRDYKYMCSDPGQELIQMDIKEHKLNRVVVASCSPLLHEHTFRGATEAGGLNPFFFHMVNIREHNSWVHTDRKEATEKAKALAQAAINRVAFHKALETKRVSVNPAALVVGGGIAGIHSAMTLANAGKKVFLVEREPTIGGHMAKFDKTFPTLDCAACILTPKMSEVGNHPNITLMTYSEVTKVDGYVGNFTVTVKRKPRYIIEDLCIGCQDCIPACVYKEPKFTDEFNEGLGKRKPVYIPFPQATPQVVVIDPETCLNLKMGKCKKTCVEACGDKKAIDFTQKETFEEIKVGTMIVATGFKTFDAERLPQFGYGIHKNVYTALEVERLVNASGPTGGEVICRDGRHPKSVGIIHCVGSRDKTTNRWCSRVCCMYSMKLAHLIKEHTEAEVYNFYIDMRCPGKGYEEFYDKLLSEGVHFIRGRVGEVTDWAMTPEEEGKLVLRVEDTLAGFVRRIPVDMVVLATGLEPQTDAQDVRRMFNMSCGSEGFFLERHPKLAPVNTFTDGIFLAGCCQGPKDIPDTVAQAGAAAAEAMVLIDTGYVEQEPNTAFIVETECCGCKSCIPLCPYTAITFDGTTMKATVNEALCKGCGTCVASCPSGSIVQNLFEDDEVFSEIEGILAYE
- a CDS encoding CoB--CoM heterodisulfide reductase iron-sulfur subunit B family protein, whose product is MKYSYFPGCSLKGLGKAYEKSLLPVFKQMGIELEELDDWNCCGATAYMAVDEAHAFVMASRNLALAEKAGHKELLAPCSACYLVLNKTKKYLKASPKTNAQIQTALKSANLTYSGNVPVRHPIDVLINDVGLDAIKRLVKQPLKGLKVAPYYGCQIVRPYCDFDNQRNPVTMDKLLEALGATVVYYPLKTKCCGGSLTGTLPEAGVRLSYILLKEAIKRGANCIATVCPLCQFNLDGYHHQIEQKFESVRIPTVYFTQLMGLAFGLSADEVGLGHCMVPFNWTAGQPVTV
- a CDS encoding 4Fe-4S dicluster domain-containing protein, giving the protein METFQIQRTIKYEADRVKGFGREVMSVPGCEELERCIQCGTCSGVCPLSIYMDYTPRQVMNLTRSDFKNEVLKSHTIWLCASCYACTVECPQEIGITDIMYELKQRAIKEGVYPKKFAIPVLAQEFYKMVKEYGRISEMKLVQKLFLKTNPLEGLKMWRLGIDLMAKHGIGEMFKTETVKDRAGIQRMLDTLDQTTTTTATTSANKPVNH